From Saimiri boliviensis isolate mSaiBol1 chromosome 9, mSaiBol1.pri, whole genome shotgun sequence, a single genomic window includes:
- the TCF15 gene encoding transcription factor 15, with translation MAFALLRPVGAHVLYPDVRLLSEDEENRSESDASDQSFGCCEGLEAARRGPGPGGGRRAVGGAGPVVVVRQRQAANARERDRTQSVNTAFTALRTLIPTEPVDRKLSKIETLRLASSYIAHLANVLLLGDAADDGQPCFRAAGGAKSAVPAAADGGRQPRSICTFCLSNQRKGGGRRDLGSSCLKVRGVAPLRGPRR, from the exons ATGGCGTTCGCGCTGCTGCGGCCCGTCGGCGCGCACGTGCTGTACCCGGACGTGCGGCTGCTGAGCGAGGACGAGGAGAACCGCAGCGAGAGCGACGCGTCGGACCAGTCGTTCGGCTGCTGCGAGGGCCTGGAGGCGGCGCGGCGCGGCCCGGGTCCCGGGGGCGGGCGGCGGGCAGTCGGCGGCGCGGGCCCCGTGGTGGTGGTGAGACAGCGGCAGGCGGCCAACGCGCGGGAGCGGGACCGCACGCAGAGCGTGAACACGGCCTTCACGGCGCTGCGCACGCTCATCCCCACCGAGCCGGTGGACCGCAAGCTGTCCAAGATCGAGACGCTGCGCCTGGCGTCCAGCTACATCGCGCACCTGGCCAACGTGCTGCTGCTGGGCGACGCGGCCGACGACGGGCAGCCGTGCTTCCGCGCTGCGGGCGGTGCCAAGAGCGCCGTCCCCGCCGCCGCCGACGGCGGCCGCCAGCCCCGCTCCATCTGCACCTTCTGCCTCAGCAACCAGCGCAAGGGG GGTGGCCGTCGTGACCTGGGGAGCAGCTGCTTGAAGGTGAGGGGAGTGGCCCCCCTTCGAGGGCCACGGAGATGA